Within bacterium, the genomic segment CCTTGACCGCTATCCGCTGGGGCAGATAGGTCGCCATGCCATAACTCGGGTCTTTGACGATGATCTGGCCCTGTGGCGCCAGCAGCCGTTTTGCTTCGGCTTGGGCTGCTTCGTCGAGGGTCAGGTGACTGCCCAGGTAGATGTTGAGAATGGACGCCGAGGGTAGGGGAATGTTATCTGGCTTCGTCCCCCAATTCGGCTGTAGTGCGTCCGCTGGCGGTCGCCGGTCCAAATGCACCGCGCCATCCACATCGCACTCTATCGCCAGTGGCTTGCCGCGCTGCCCGGCGACCAATTCCCACCGAATCCCGAAATACGGGTGCTGCTTGATGATCTCCGGGTAGTCTCCCTGATATGTCTCCAGCCGGACCGAAGGGCGGTACTGATGCATCCCTTTGCTGGCATTTCGCTGGCAGACATCCCACTCGTTGCTGCCGTCATAGGTCAGCATGTTGTAGTACCAATCGCGGCTGTTCTGCCACCCAGCCACCCGCAACTTGTTTCTCAGCCGATCCATCGGCATGAGCGCGCAATGCAGCATGGTCACACCGTTGACATTGCCCAGCCGACTCCAGGGGCGGTCGGCCAGCGTCGTCCCGTCCGGCAAGACGCTGATGCACTCCAGCGATTGGTGGCGCATTCCCGGAAACCATCGGTACAGCCGACGCTGCTGCTCAGTCATGCCCCGGTAAAAGTCGTAGTAGAAAACGAAATGCAAGAAAGTGTAAGAATCAACTTGCGGGTCTTCGATGTAGTGCCGCAGGTTGACCATCGTTTCCGGCGTATAGATTTCGTCCGCGTCCAGCGCCAGTACCCAGCCCTCGAAATCATCATCCGGCAGCGAGAGATTGCGGTTGTCAACTTGCGCCCTCCCGTCCTGGCCAAGAACCAGTTGTATCTTTCGGTCGGGGTCGGGGAAGGATTCGAGGATTTCGACTGTGCGGTCGCGCTGCCGGGGCGGCTGCCAGTCATCATGCCAGAAGCCCTGGCGCAGGGCATCACCCGCCGCCTTCGGCCCTTCCTTCGGATACTCCCACCAGCCCTCCACGATCTTGATCTGGTCGGCGTAAGGATAGACGGCTTGGAGCGCCTGCCCGACAAAGCACTCCTCGTTGAAAACCACCATCGCTACAGCAAGTTTGGCCATGCCTTCTCTCTCCCTCCGCTACTCTTGCGCCAGCCTCCGCTTCTCCAGTTCCTTGGCCAACTGAATAAGGGCCGCTTCCATCTGCGCTTCGTTTTCGCTCTCCACGGTTATCTCGGAGATGTGGCCAGTCAGCGCCACCGTTACTGTCCCGACCTGCCGCCATTTGTCAACATAGAGCCCGCAGCCGCCCGGCCCGGTCTCATAAGACCAGATGCCGAAGACCAGCCGACCTCCCTCTCCTGAGATCAAGCGCAGTTCAGTCATGCCTCACACTCCAAAGACTGAATATCGGGCGCCTTCGATCCGAAACAGATACGCAGGTGCCACAGGGAAAAATGGAACCGTGGCAGGCAACGACCCGACCAATGTGATGGGCACATTGAGGCCGGTCTTGATTGCCCGAAACCGCGAGAGGCCACGAACAGCCCTTCCTGCGGTCGGACTGCCAAAGGCCCCCTCCGCTATGATTCGGTCCAATTCTGCGCCATTTGCATTCATCACATACGATAGAGGCGCGTCCGGGCGTGGAGCAGGATGGGTGAAGAGCGCTACATCAACCCCGCAATTCCATAGGATGCCCAGCCATTCGGTGCAGGCGCCGGCTGGAACAACCGTCACCTGATTGTACGGAATGTCAATCGCAAACCATTGCATGTTTGGCTCCTCCGGGGTGGGCAGCCAGGGGAAGACCCCGACGATGCTTCGGCTGCCCAGCCACTTCTCCTGAATCAACTCGACCTGTAGGCCCCACGCCTGATACTTGAATCGCTGGAACTCCGGCACATCGCTGGCAAAACTCACCAGGTATCTGGCATTGACCGCATCGAAGGAAAGAACCGCTTCCGCCGCCGGCGCGACCGCAAAATCTACCTGGCCAGTCTCGGTGTCCACCACCGCCGCCGTTGCCACGCCGCCCACATAGATCGTCGCCGAGTCCATGCCGTCTATCGGCAACTTGTATCGCGTCCGGTATCCCGTCCCCCGGTCGAAGGTTCGGCCCGTGATGTTCGGCGCGGTATAGTCCTGAAACCAGAATGGCCGGAACCTCCCGGAGTGCTGCAGATAGAACGCCCGCAATGCCGCGAACTGCGCCTCGCTCAAGTAGCCGTAGGTCAGTTTGAATCGGTGCCGCGCCGAGGCCCAGGGTAGATTCCGTTGGCTCCCTCCCTGCTCGAAGGTCACCACATCCGCCGGCCAGTCCGCATTGATCTCCAGTTCGCCGGTCTTGATGATCGGATAAGTCTCGTAGGCCAATGCTCAAACCTTCCTCGAACGCCCCTGAATTGAGAACCCGTTGAAGACGCCCTTCTTGACATCTTCCCAGAGCGCCGGATTCGCCGCGTGCACCGCCATGATCCATGATCCCTGCTTGACTGCCTCGGTGCCGATGGTCATGTCCATTGGCGCGAGGTAGCACTCGACGATCTCCGCCCCTTTCATCAGTTGGGTTCGATGCTCCAGGCCGAGTTGCCGATAGTTGACCAGGAAGTCATGCGCCGCTTTTTCGATCTCCTCGGCGGAGCAGGTGTCGCCTTCGCCGGTTTTGGGATCTATCTGACTGTCAGGAACATCCGGCTCCATCACCACGCCATAGAGGATTTGCTTCTCGGCGTCCGCCTTGGCGATGGGCACGGTGATCTCATCGGCAGCCGTCACGGGCAGATAGAGCACCTGGCGCTTGACTTCGACGGGTTTCCCCACAGTCACCGTCCAATAGCCCGCGCTGCCCTGGACCGTATAGGGAACGGACAGATACTCTCCACCCGGCCTGCCGAGAATCGCACGGTCGTCATAGACCTCTTGCGTCCAGTACCGCAATGGGCTATTGCCAGGAGTGACATCGTTGGTCAGAGGTTTGGGGTTCACCGCGTTTGTTATCTGGACTCCTATCTCTTCGGCAGATAGCCCACCCATGCTCTTTGCTACCTGCTCAGTGCGGCAATCCACAGCCGCGCCTTTGCCATCTTCGGGCTTCGCCATCTTCGAAAGATGAATCATGCCGCGCTTGCCCATGCGTGCCGCGATCTGGTCATGCGCCTGCCGTACCTTCTCAGCAGTCAGCCCGGGGACATGAACATCACCAACGCCCGGCTCGCCCTTCTCCAGTTCAGCCATGACCCGGTGCGCGCGACTGTGCAGAGCGGTCAACTCGTCTCGGGTCAGAGCGTCGAGGGCCTGATCGGTCAACGCCGACAGCGCGGCTTTCTCGGTGATGGTGGAATCGGCCGTTCTCTTGGGTGATGCCTTACCGCCGGCATGGCCCCGGGCGGATCGCTGGAACCGACCCCACAACCAGCCGGGCACAAACGGCTTCGCCTTCTCAGCGAGTTTGCCCAAGTAGGTCGCTGACGCGGATTTTTCCGTTGGCGCCGATTCGCGCGTCATCAACTCCCCGCACTTCGGGCACTTCTGCTCGTAGCAGGCAACGCCGGTCTCGTGCGGAATGGTCGCGCCGCACTTCGGACAAACGCATTTACCGCCCGGCCCTAGCGCCGAGCCACCCATGCGACCGAGGCCAGCAGCCTTCTTCGCCTGATGGTCTTTCACCCATGCCTGGCAGTCAGCCAGCGACTTCCACTTGTCCTTCGAGAACAGGTAAGTGCGAATCTTCCACTGGCCGGTCTTGAGCGGGCTGTACCGCGCCTTGATGCCTTTCAGTTCCGACCGCGTTCCGGTGCGATATTTGTCCTGGAAATCGTCGGCGGAGTATCCGCCTGCGTCTACCTCGAAGTGGTTAGGAAACTCTGTGGGCATGGTTAGCCTCCCTGCTGCTCGTCTATCTTCTCGACTCGACCCTGATCTCGCCGCTCCGCCCGGTCCCAGACCTTCTGCGCCGGGATTCCGCGCATTCCCATTCGCCGTCGCTGCTTGCGGTTCAGGACGCCGAACTGCTTGGAGACATAGGGCGTCGGCCCGACGAGCACAAGGTCATCATTCTTTCGCATCGTCCTCAGCCTCCAATGCGATTTCTCCAACGCCCGGGCAGTCAAGTCGAATCCAACTCTTGCCGATCAGGACCCAGCCTTCGGATACCGCCTGCGCCCGACCACTGGCCAGGGTGAGTTTCTTGTCCGGCGTGAAGTAGTACACGCGAACCGTCTTCCCGATCAGGCACCAGGGAAAGCCGCGCGCCGGTTCAGCATCGGTCGTCTTCGGAGCCTGCGGCTCCTGGTCATAAGTCGCCTGATTGGTCATTGCTCTCTCTAGTTCTCTTCGTTATTGAGAAGATGATTGGATCGTCAACCTCTTCCTCCAAATCTCCCACTCCCGCATCCGCGCCCTTGGTCGTCGCAGTCGGCTCCTCCGGCTGCTCCGATTCCGGCAAGCCGCCCAACTCGCGCAGGTAAGCCTCCAGTGTTTGGTCGGGCACGATCAAGCCGGCGGTCGTCACCTTGGCCAGCGGATCGGCAATGTCGGAGAGGTCGGGTTCGCGAATATTGCTCGGCACCAACTGCGGATTCTTCTCCAGGTTGAATGACCCAGCGTTCATCTGGAACAGCCGATCTACGCCATAGCGGTTGATCACCTCGGCGATCTTCTCCAGCCAGCCTTTGAGCGCCAGCGTGAACAGGTCTTTATGCGAGAGCGACAGCGCATAAGAGCCCTTGCCCTCGGAGCCCAGCAGGAGAAACTGCGCCAGGACCCGCATGGCAATGTCCCGGTTGAAGCGGTTGATGACATCGCTGGTGTTGATCGCCCGGCTGCCGGCGGCGGAAACCAACTTGAAGTCCCAGCCGTGGGAGAGGAGGACCCCATGCTGCTCGTCCTGACGGATGGTGCTGATGACCTTCTCGCAGTACGCATGGAGCGCAATCATCTTCGGGTCGGTCTCGCTAAACAGGTCTACTCCCTCGGGCGCAGTCAGGACCGGAATGCCGGCCAGTTCCCGCTCGACGCCGATGACCTCGATCTCCTCGATCCGCTTCTTGAAGAAGTAACTCCGATAGCAGTTGCGCAGGATGCTTTGTCCTTCGGGGTTGCCCAGGGCGGGCTTGGTCGTGAAGTGCAGCGATTTGTCAATCGGGATGAAGTAGGTCTTGCCGTTCGCCATCTGCTCCATGCCCTGCAGGCCGCCGGTGTCGTCGAACTTCCACTGATAGAGGCTGTCCTGCTTGCGCGGCGCCAGTTTTCGCCAGCCGATCAAACCGTCGTCGTATTTGCTGTTCCGCTCGGGCGCGCTCGCAGTCGGTCCGCCGCGAACTTTGTAGACGATCTCCGTCCACTGCCAGCCATAGACCAAGACGGTCAGGACTTCCTGGATGAACTCTCCCCAGGTGTGGCTCATGTCGGTCAAGCATGATTCGAGGAACTCGGTCGCCTTCTCGGCGTCTCTGCCTTCCGCCCCAGTTGCCGACCAGATCGCCGAGCCGATCATCTGCTCGATGGAGAACAGTAGCCCGCCGATGATTGCGTCGTTCTCCGACATTTCGCGGTAGCGCTTGCGGCCCTGGCTGCCGCGCAACTCCAGCATGAACTCTTCGGAGATGATGCCGCCCCAGCGGGTCAATCCAGTGCGACCGACTTCGGTTACTGCTGCGGCGCGCGATAGTTTATCTGCCATCGGTCGGCCTCCCCTCCCAAACGAAAGAAGCGCGTCGCCAGTGCTCTGCCGTTTTGCGGTTCAGAGCGACTGACAACGCGCCTCTCGGGTTTCGAGTCAGCGTTGCGCTATTTACTTGTCATTCCCGCGAACGCGGGAATCCAACCTATTCCGTTTTCCCATTCGGCGGCGGTTCGGTTTCTCCCTTCCCGAAGTGCACCATCTCCACCACCGCTTCACCCAACTGGGGCAAGCCCTGCGCCCAGGTGAGAGTCATTCTACCATAACCTGTGCCCAAAAGAAAAGAGGCAAATCGTCTCATCGAGGGATGATGCAGAAGTTTTTCTATCTCCTGGTCGCTGGGCTGGCGCATGGTCGCCTCTCTCACCATGCCTGCCGGAGGCCATGCAGCGGGCTGCGTTTCCCCAACCCGCCCATGCTCGGCGTCGCCAGTTCTGCATCTGTCAGCAACCTCCCTTGTCCCGCGATGTAGTTGAGCCACTGGGTGAAACTGTCTACCTGGTCATCATACTCCCCATGCGGGAAAGATGTCAACTCGTCCAGAAAGTCGCCCAGCCAGGAAGCGCTCTCCGGCAGGTAGACATTGCCGCCTTCGCAGTACGGCGAGACCGCGTTCGCCCGGCTGACCTTATCCTTCGTCGGCTGATACTTGACGATGGGCAGGACTTCTCCCGCCTCGGTCTGCAACCCGAGTTGCGCCAAGACCGCGGCGGCGGCCGTATCTTCCAGCATCACCCACTTGGGCCGCCACCGCTCATACATGCTCACGATCTGTCGCGCAAGCCCGGGCGCGTCGGGCCGACCGCGCCAGACATCGAGGACATAGAGCCGGTTCTGCTTGTCTCGCCCGCCCGTCACACAGACCGCCCACGAACCCGACTCCACTCCCTTGAGCGGCGTATCCCACGACTGCCCAATCGTCACCAGTTCCGGGTGCTCGACGAACCGCGTGTCGAACCACTCTTCCTTGAACACCGCGCCCTCCTCTTCCTGCGGATCGCCCATGTAGTGGCAGGCGAAGGTGCGGGAGCCAACCCGCCGGCGAACCGCCTCCAGATACTCCGCCGAAAACATCTCCGGCCAGAGTGGTTCACCCGCTCCGTTCAGCGCGGGATACTTCCGGCTCTCCCATTCCCCCGAATCCATCAGCCGCCGGGCAATGTCATCCCGGTGCCACCTCGTCATCCCGAGCACCACCCTCCCGGACGGCTTCAGCCGCGTCTCGGCGATGCGCTGATACCAGGAGAACATCTTGTCGCGCTGATAACGAGTGGCCACCGCATCATAGGATTTGATCGGGTCATCAATCAGAATCAGATCGGCGCGCCGCGAGATGATCGGCCCACCCACCCCGACCGCCGCGATGGTTGGGTCCTTGTTGGTCATGTCGAACCGCTCGACCGTCCAGGCCGTCTCGCCCCATTTCGACTTGCCGGCGCGACAACCGGGGAAGACCTCGGCATATTTCGGATTCCCCGTCACCTGCTCCCGAATGGTCAGCGAGAAAGCATTCGCCATTTCGGCCGTCGCCGAGATCAGGATGATGTTGATCTCGGGGTTGATGCCGATCAGCCATGATGCCCAGATCATCGTAATCCAGGTTGACTTTGCGTGACCCGGCGGGGCGACGATCAGTAAGCGATCCGGCCCGGCCTGCAATTCGTCCAGCCAAGCGCGGTGGTGCGGCGCCGCCTCCAGCCCCCAGACATAGCGACCGAAGGCGGCGGGGTCAGTCCGCGCCTCAATGATCTCCGGCGCCAGATTCTCTTCCGTTCCCTGCGCCATCCCCTGGGCCAATCGCTGCAGGAACATGGAAGCCGCCAAGTCGGAGTA encodes:
- a CDS encoding DUF2460 domain-containing protein; its protein translation is MAYETYPIIKTGELEINADWPADVVTFEQGGSQRNLPWASARHRFKLTYGYLSEAQFAALRAFYLQHSGRFRPFWFQDYTAPNITGRTFDRGTGYRTRYKLPIDGMDSATIYVGGVATAAVVDTETGQVDFAVAPAAEAVLSFDAVNARYLVSFASDVPEFQRFKYQAWGLQVELIQEKWLGSRSIVGVFPWLPTPEEPNMQWFAIDIPYNQVTVVPAGACTEWLGILWNCGVDVALFTHPAPRPDAPLSYVMNANGAELDRIIAEGAFGSPTAGRAVRGLSRFRAIKTGLNVPITLVGSLPATVPFFPVAPAYLFRIEGARYSVFGV
- a CDS encoding XkdF-like putative serine protease domain-containing protein yields the protein MPTEFPNHFEVDAGGYSADDFQDKYRTGTRSELKGIKARYSPLKTGQWKIRTYLFSKDKWKSLADCQAWVKDHQAKKAAGLGRMGGSALGPGGKCVCPKCGATIPHETGVACYEQKCPKCGELMTRESAPTEKSASATYLGKLAEKAKPFVPGWLWGRFQRSARGHAGGKASPKRTADSTITEKAALSALTDQALDALTRDELTALHSRAHRVMAELEKGEPGVGDVHVPGLTAEKVRQAHDQIAARMGKRGMIHLSKMAKPEDGKGAAVDCRTEQVAKSMGGLSAEEIGVQITNAVNPKPLTNDVTPGNSPLRYWTQEVYDDRAILGRPGGEYLSVPYTVQGSAGYWTVTVGKPVEVKRQVLYLPVTAADEITVPIAKADAEKQILYGVVMEPDVPDSQIDPKTGEGDTCSAEEIEKAAHDFLVNYRQLGLEHRTQLMKGAEIVECYLAPMDMTIGTEAVKQGSWIMAVHAANPALWEDVKKGVFNGFSIQGRSRKV
- the terL gene encoding phage terminase large subunit; this translates as MFLQRLAQGMAQGTEENLAPEIIEARTDPAAFGRYVWGLEAAPHHRAWLDELQAGPDRLLIVAPPGHAKSTWITMIWASWLIGINPEINIILISATAEMANAFSLTIREQVTGNPKYAEVFPGCRAGKSKWGETAWTVERFDMTNKDPTIAAVGVGGPIISRRADLILIDDPIKSYDAVATRYQRDKMFSWYQRIAETRLKPSGRVVLGMTRWHRDDIARRLMDSGEWESRKYPALNGAGEPLWPEMFSAEYLEAVRRRVGSRTFACHYMGDPQEEEGAVFKEEWFDTRFVEHPELVTIGQSWDTPLKGVESGSWAVCVTGGRDKQNRLYVLDVWRGRPDAPGLARQIVSMYERWRPKWVMLEDTAAAAVLAQLGLQTEAGEVLPIVKYQPTKDKVSRANAVSPYCEGGNVYLPESASWLGDFLDELTSFPHGEYDDQVDSFTQWLNYIAGQGRLLTDAELATPSMGGLGKRSPLHGLRQAW